The genomic DNA AATAGTTTATTTATGATTAATAATGTTAAAAGCAGAAGTAGCGTACAAAGCTGCAGTTTCGGTGCGCAAACGTGCATCGCCCAAACTCACTAATTTATAACCGTATTGTTTGGCATATTTTATTTCATCGGGACTAAAATCACCTTCAGGACCAATTATAATAAGCAAATCTTCATTAGGTATTACCGATTTATAGATATGTGGCAAAGGTTCGCTATCAATGTATGCAATAAGTTTTTGTGCATGATTTGCATTGTTAATAATAAAATCTTTAAACTTAATTTCATCATTAATTATTGGGAACCATGGTCGTAGCGACTGTTTACAAGCCGAAATAAGTATTTTTTGCAATCGCTGGGGGTTTGTCTTTCTTCGTTCCGAATATTCGCAAATAATAGGTGTTATCTCCGAAATGCCAATTTCTACAGCTTTTTCGACAAACCATTCCAATCTGTCGTTTTGTTTGGTAGGAGCAATGGCAACATGCAACTTCGCCCCTATATTAGGGGCACTGCTGACCGAACTAACATTTATTACGCATTTTTTGCTGTTAGCGTCGGCAACAGTGCCTTTTATAATATCGCCAATACCATTGATTAAAAGTATTTCATCGCCGTTTTTATATCGCAAAACCCTAACACAATGAGCCGATTCGGTTTCATCTAAACAGACAATATTATCAACAATAGGGTAGGCAGTATAAAAAACAGTTTCGTTTGCCATATCGATTAATTGATAACTAGCTTTTTGCTGGTAGATGCACCTTTGCTCTTTAAGTTAACAACATAAATGCCTTTAGCAAACGAACTTGTATTGACTTTGCAATTAATAGCTTGGTTAGCTGCAAAATCTTTACTGAAAACAACTTTACCGTAAACATTAACAATACTAATGTTAGCATCGTATGGAAGCGAATTGCATTCGATTACAGCTTCATCTTTAGCCGGATTAGGATAAATTGTTAATGTATTGTCTTTTTCAGTAGTATTTATATCACTGTGTTGAGAAATTTTAATATTATCTAAATACAAGTTATTTCCCATGCGGTTAACGGTTTCAAAAGCTATTTTAATTCCGGTTTGGTTAGCCCATTGCGAAAGGTCAATGTTTTTACACTTTCCGCCATAAGAACCGTCGCACCATTGGTCGGGCGATGTTGGAGCAAATGCAGTTGTTTGTCTCGGTACAGTTACAAAATTTGCAGAACCGTCTTCTCCGTATGTAGCTACTCTAGTCCAATTTTCGCCGCAATCATCAGAAATAAATACTATAAGTGTGTCCGAATAGTTTTTATATCTTGATGCGTAGGC from Lentimicrobiaceae bacterium includes the following:
- a CDS encoding 16S rRNA (uracil(1498)-N(3))-methyltransferase, encoding MANETVFYTAYPIVDNIVCLDETESAHCVRVLRYKNGDEILLINGIGDIIKGTVADANSKKCVINVSSVSSAPNIGAKLHVAIAPTKQNDRLEWFVEKAVEIGISEITPIICEYSERRKTNPQRLQKILISACKQSLRPWFPIINDEIKFKDFIINNANHAQKLIAYIDSEPLPHIYKSVIPNEDLLIIIGPEGDFSPDEIKYAKQYGYKLVSLGDARLRTETAALYATSAFNIINHK